The following is a genomic window from Myxococcales bacterium.
CGGAGTACATGATCTTGCTCAACTCAATCTGGTTATGCGTAAGCTGGGTTCACTCAAGGGGGTTCACAGAGTAGAAAGATCCTCGAGCAATGAATAGAATTTTGTGGAAATTAGATGTAAGTCAAATTTAAATGAACATTAAATTGTTTCCTAGTTATCGCGTGCGCTTCGTATGTTCAAAAATTGAATGCTTATCTAAAATTGTTATAGTTTTTATGGTTTGAGCTTTTAGAAAAACTCAAGTTATTATCTTTTGTTGTACTCAATTGTTTGCTCTATCCAAAGAGTGCTTTAATAATTTCAGAGCATTTGCAACGCCCACAATGTGCTTAGTCATGCCTATGATAACTGGCCTAGGCCCTTTTCTAACTCGTACTTCCCTTTGCTTTTAGGGCTTTGAAGGTACACGCGCCCATGCTAAGCTGACTCGTTGGAGCTGGGGGGTTAGGGCAGACTTAGCTGGAAAATTGCAACATTGGGATTGCCGTCGCTCAGTCTCTTCCCTTTATCGTTTAGAAAGCGATCTGCATCCTTTCTAAGTCCTAAAAGCTTTAGTTTGTACTTGCCGGGTCTATACAGAATACGGTCGATCTCATCAGGTTGTTGGCGGCACGTACCTCCTTTTGCTTTTTTACTGGTTATTTTCTCATAGTTCTCCTTGCAGATGGCAGTGACATTTTTATTTTCGGTTATACTATCGATTGCATCAGTGAATCCTAGACCCTTTATCAGCTGGTCAAAGGCGCTGGTTCTTCGTATCATGTCTTCCTGATCGGAATAATGACCACTAGGTTTTAGTTGCTTTCTTGTTTTACCTTCCCGTTTTGGACTCATATTAAAGTCACCCATAAGGATAACGGAGCTGTCGGGACTAGAATTATCATTAATAAAATTGATTAATTGCTTAATTTGCTTAAGCCGAGCCTCATGTTCGACAATTTTATCACCTGCATGCATATGCGTATTATATACGTCTATAATAGCGCCATCGATATTTAAGCGCGTCATTATGACACCCTTTGACGCCAACATATCACCAGCGCATTGTGTAGGAAGACAGTTAGCAATTGCCTCGTAAAACGTATACTTGCTGCTTACAATAGGAAATTTAGAAAAAACAGCGAGGCCAGAATTGGTAAGGAAGGTGTTAAGGAGAAAAAGAGGTCTTTTTTTGGATAGATAAAATTTATGTTTGTGTTGCAAGTTTTCTGTCAATAAATCGTATTTCCGCTTATCAATAGTAAAAACAGCCCAACTGCAGGCATTAACGTTTTTTTCATTACAATTCTCCATTTAATATTTTTTAGAATGCCCATTTCAATAGTGCGAAGGATTGCTTCAAAACTTGAGTTTATCTAGTAAAATCAGCATAGCTGTGCACTTGTTTGATCCGCATAACTGATAAGAGTGGCTGCGTTGATATTGCCAAGCAAAAAAGCCCAAGTTGAAGTTTCTTAGAATTTCGTGAGCAATAAGGGGCTCAGGGCTTTTTAACCACTACACCTGCTTTGGAATCAATAAGTCTTTGTGGTCCGTCAGGCATTTTTAGGCCCATAAAATCAATATTAAGAAGCTCCAAAGTAATAAAATTATGCTTTTCAAATAATTGTCCGAGTTGTTCTGCTGTAAACAAATTATATATGGTGTGATGCCAATCAGTTATAACTACACACTTACCTGCTTCTCCGGTATCAGATCGGACGATGTCAATTGGTTTTGATTTGGTTATCATATCATTGTGAGTGAGCGTGCCGTCCTCTTGTAAAAAACCAGGTGTAAAAAGAGCCGGTACCAGATCTGGCGACCCAGTAATATTAACCATGAGTGTTTCTTCAGTGATAATTGGAGGGCATCGGTTTGGGGATGATGCTCTGGTGATGATATTGTTAAAACAGTAAGCACAAAAATACGTAGGTTCATTTCTAATGCCAAAACCTGGGTAAGTGCAGTTAGATTCTTTATTATTTTCATAGAAGTCTAGCAATTGTTTTTTTTCTTGAGGTGAGTCAGTTAAAATATATGCGATCCCTTGGCTTTTTAGCCAACCGTGAATTTTTGAGATAATTATTTCATTTTCATGCGGTGTATAAAAGTGCATGACGTTTTTACAAATAATAATGTCAAAAAAATTTTCCTCTAGTCGTAAATTATCGCTGAGAATTGAGTTGGGGTTTATTTTGTATAAATCTTTAGAAACTTCGCCATCCATAGTCCAAAGTGTACGATGTTTCCATATTTCTCTATTTGCCTCTAGTGCAATATTTTTCAGGTGCTCTACGCCTTTGTAATGCCCACCAGCAGCTAAAATTAAAGGAGCCAAGAAGGCATAACCACAGCCTAAATCCAAAACTTTAGGCCGGATTCTGCTCTCATCGAATAGCTGGGCGATTTTTTTTAAAATATCTACGTCAAAAGCAGATAGTTTAAAAAAGGTGTATCCCCAGTTCTTGTCTTGATTGGCTATATCTCTTGAAACGTAGTTATAGGATCCTAAATAGTCGCTAATTCGTTCATAGGTGGTAGTTCTAAGCCATGTGCTAACTTCGCTTTGACTCGTGTGATCTATTTTTCTTGGTAAAGCAGACAGGATATAAAAAGTCTTCACTTTGTTTTGCTCGATCATACTTTGGCGGTCTGCCTCGTTAGTGAGCTTAAAATCTATATCTTCTACGGGATATTTTAAGAAGTCTTGGCTCGTTACCCTAGAACAAAAAATAAGAATGAGTAAAAATAATATTTTCATGAAATTTCCCTAAAAAAAATAATTATGCTGCGCACTGGTCAAATAATTGTGGGCACATTTTTGCCTGGAAATTGCTTTTTTGGAGAGCAAGAAAAAAAACATTTTGTTAAGTTTATCTAGGAGAATCATTAAAAAAAGCCACTTAGGTGAGATATTTTGGAAATCGTAACTAAAAAGTTTGAATATTTTAGTCAGCTCGCTAAAAAAATATTTATGATGCTCGATATAGATTTGCAGTTTTATTAATTATCTAAGACGTTTCCAACATATACATCGAATAAATCTAAGAATATTTATCAAGTGAATGCCAAAAGCAAAATCCATGTTTGTTAGAGGCTGTAAAAAAAATCAAATCTCAGGTGGTAAGCCAATTTTCCAATCGTCTGATACATAATCTTGCATTAGCGATGTAGTTCATTGATTCCTGATGCTTTGTATTCTTCTCATAGTTACGCACCAGACGCCTATTTCGATTCAGCCAAGCAAAAGTTCGTTCTACGGCCCAACGAAATATTTGTGGTACAAACCCCTTTTGCCCTTTTAAACGTTCCGCAGTTTCTGTGCTTACGCCTACTCTCAAGCCTGAAGACAAATTCTTATATGCGTTATCTCCAAGAATCTTCGCTAATCTGGGAAACTTCTCGCGCTTATTGAGCTCAGTAACCAATTCCTCGCCGGCAACCCTATCAGATACATTTGCTGCGGTACAAATGCATAGGAGCATCAATCCCATCGTATCAACAACGATGTGGCGCTTTCTTCCATTAATCTTCTTTCCCCCATCCAAACCACGCTCATCTACTCCTGGTTCCGCTGTCTGTGATTGGGAGTCGATGGAAACAAGTGAGGGGCTTGCATCTCTGCCAGCACAGGTTCTGACTATTGCCACGAGAATGCAGTTTAAGACCGCCCACAAACCAGAAACAGACCAGGTGCGAAAATAGTGATAGACAATACCGTGAGGAGGAAAGTCATTGGGTAAACAACGCCACACACAGCCGTTCTTTAAAACATAGAATATGGCATCAACTATGCTCCGAAAGCTATAGACACGACGTCTGCCTCGTTTGGCGTTAGCAGGAAAAAGTGGCTCAATCACTTCCCAGGCACAATCTGACAAACAGGTCTCATACAAGCACGACATGATATTTCCTTTCAAAAAGGTTTTCACGTCATACTTTCGTCACAGCGACATTTATTGAACCAGAATTGCCAAATTGATTTTTTTTACAGCCTCTTATCGTGCAATTATTTTCCCCAATAAGAAACTCGTCGAGGATCAGAGGGCTTCAGTTTTCGTGAGCAAATTGCTCGTAACTAACGCGCTCGAAATTTCGCGTTCGAATCACTTGACGATAGCATCTACTGGAAAGGTACTGGTCACTGATGCTTGGAAGGCGAGTACCGCAAAAAAAACCGGTTTGACTGTTGATTCTCCTCGGCGCCTTGTTGATAAATCCGATTTATGGCGTTTGTGGAGTCCTTCGATTAATTTATACGAATCAACTATAACAGCTCCGTCAATTCGCGTTTTAAGAAACAGTTCAGCTACTCTGAACAGTGCTCGTATTGTGGCCGACGAGTTTGAAACTGTTGGCGCAGTTGTCAGTGTCGTTGGAGAGTCAAAAATAAAAAGCAATTTGGTTCTTTCAGGCGATAGTTACCTGTTCTTCGATGAAAACAGCGATTACAAAAAGAAAGCTAATAGCTCCGATTTTGAGCTTGTAGGAATGCGTATGGGGTTGCTTGAAATAGAAGGATCTGCAAAAGTCGATGCAAAAATCTCGATGCATGTGCTTTGGCAGCCTGGCGACGTAGAGAAAAGTCGAAAAGATTATGGGACTATTTTTAGTAAACAGCAGAAAATTGTATTACTAAAAGCACAGAAGCTTTCAGGACATGCGTCGCTAATCAGTCAAGATGAGGCTCAAAAAGAGCTCGGGCACTACCAACGTGACATCAACTACGTCGAAGAATTTGCGCGTTATTACAATAAGAAGTTCGCGTTGGAACATGATTACGACAAAGGAACAATATCGCTTCGTATCATAGATAAAGGAGACCCTCTAGCTCGGCAGATAGATTCTCATGGCTGCCTACCCGACATTGGAAGGCATTAGCTGAATCACTCAATGTATGGGTACTTGAACTCGAACCACTGTAAATCACGTATGCAGAGAGTTTCTTTCATTCAAGATCCAAGAGCAATTTTAAACATTCTGGTAGTGTCACATTTGGAAAAATTGCATACAACAATTCTGCGTTATTCAAATACTTTTTCTGCCGTATCTCGATTTTTGTTTTGTGATCCTTATTATATGATTTGATGGCAGCTCGATTTGCACCGCTTTTATCTTGTGGGCAATACCATATAGTTTTTAATAGCTTTGGCTAAAGATCTCCTGGCTGCACTTTTATCACCTTTGGCGGTGAGAAGAAAATCAATGCTTTGGCCGGATTTATCAACTTCTCGATAAAAATATTTCTACTTGAGCTTAAGCTTGGATTATAGCTCATTTTTTATAAGTCTCCTATGGAGGAATGAGCGACACTACCATCAGAACAGTGAGTATGGTGCTTGGCTTATTTTAAGTGCTGTAAATAAGACTGAAATCGCTAAAATTATTTTGTATTGGAGTTATATGGGGATTATTTTTTAATAAAAATATTTTTTGTTGGATTGTATAATTGGTTTTTATTTATTGTGATTATTTGGTTTTATTTGATGGTTTGAGATGATTTGTTTACGATGTTGAAGTTGATAGCTGTTTTGTTATGTTTAGAAATTTTTTTGGAAAAATATTTTTTAGCAAAATAGGTTTGTTATGAATTCGGGCTCTAAAGGTGTTTGGCTCTGTTTAGTTTTTCTGTGCGCTCCCATAATGTCGATGGAAAACGAAATAGCAGCATTATTTAATTCCTACTATTATTTGACGACTGCAGAAGCCCAAGATAACAATGTCCGGCAAATTAAAATAGAGGAGTTTTTAAAAGCTAATCCTCAATTTCGTGACGTGCGCGATGTTTTTTTTATGTCTTGCCAATTGCTATTGGAGGAAGGGCAGTTCAAGGCAAGTGAGCTATTGAAAAATACACCCATTATTTTTTCTGCTCTGTTTTTATCGAATGTTAAAGAATGGAGCTATCTACTTGAACACATTAATCCCAATGATTTTAGGACGTATAGATTAGGTATTATCGAGCAAATCTATAGTGTTTTAAAGACTTATGCATTTTGTAAGGGGAACCCCTTTAGTGAAGAGCGGCTTTTACCCTTGCTTGAGAGAAATGTTGAATGGCTGCTGGGCGCGTATACTGCTCATGATTTATCTATGCGTATCAATGTTTTCCTTAGATTGAACGGCTATGAAATGTCGCATCTTTACGTGAAATATGACGCCCGCAGTTACACACAACCCGGGGATGAAAAAAGTAATCCATCTAGTTATGATATTTCTATTGCTCATCTTTTACCTGATAAAAAAACATTTTTTATTGCTTTTAATAAATTTACTAATCATTCTGAAAATGAATTAACACAAGCACTACTTCATTGCTTCAAAGAACAACACAATATTATTATAGACATGCGCAACAATGTTGGTGGCTTGGGAACAGCTCTTAACAGTATTCTTAGTTTATTTTTTGACCCACAAAAATTTGCTGTAACAGCAGACAGAGAGACTGTGGCATTGGCATGCGACAATAACTTATCAGTTGATTACAACAATCACTATGTTTTTTTTGCAGAAATGGGGCGGGTTAAAGAAGAAGATGTCTTCTCAGTATTTTTTGATAATTCTCTCAAAAGTTATCTCGGTCGAATTGCTTTGTTGGTTGGTTGCAGAACCTCAAGCGCTGCTGAGATTTTGGCTTATGTTCTTCAAAAAAGTAATAAAGCAACAATCATTGGCCAAACAACAGCAGGAGCTGTATTGGCTGCCCGAACGTTCTCATTGAATTGCGGTTTAAAAATTACCTGTCCCATAGGAGATGTTATTTTTTATGACGGAACTACCTTAGAAAAAAACGGGGTTCAGCCAGATATTGAGGTGAATGAAAATATGTCTTGGCAGCATGCTCTTCATGGATGGATACAATCTGCTTCCCTCTAGTTTGTTTTAAATAATTATTGTTCATTATGTTGATTTACTTTGATTAAAAAGTGTGTTTGATGTGTTTTGCAATTTTAGATTGCAGTACTCTTTATCAAGAAATAAAAATATGGAAAATTATTTAATAGCTTTTAATTATTTTCAGTTAGATCAATCAACTTGTGTTTATGAAAAAGCGCAGTTGCTGAAGAAAATTGCAGAGCTTCAAAGCGTAAGAAAAGATATTATAGAAAATCCTAATCAGAAATATCAAAGTTGTGTACCAAAGAGCGAACTCTAGTCATTTTCAAAAAAGAGGGGTAAAAATGGAGAAAAATTCAAAGAATGGCTTAAGAAAGGTGGACTTGACAAGATGATAATGCTTGATTTTACCAGAGCTAATTTGGATTATACAATATTTTCACCAAAAAATCACAATAACAACAATAACAACAATAACAACAATAATGCAGTAGTTGTGCAAGTTGATGACAAAAATAGTGTCAATGATGAGCAAGATAAGCAAGAAGAAATAAAGGAGGTAAGCTTGACTCTTGAGCAATTGGAAAGTGGGAAGGTTAAACCTGTTGATAAAATGAATATAAATTATCTTCTCAATGAATAGCGCGTTAGCTTATAAAACTAGGTTTTTGAACCTATAGCACTTTAAAGCTCTCTTTGCTTATTGCTTAGAACTGCCTCTTTCAGGTTGGGCTTACGCCCCCATTAAGAAGGGGGCTGCCACATTAATTATTTTCTAACTTTATTGGAATATGGTGAGTTATAGACGCACGATATATTCCTGTTCATTTCTAAATTTTAATCAGCTTCTAGTTCTTCGTAGTTTTACTCAAGATAAGCTCCACATAGAGTTGATACAAATCTTGCTTGATAAAGAAGAATTACTGCAAGAATAGTGACTGATAATCTGCAAAAATACTGAGAAGAACGCCGCTCTATTGTAACTACTATTTAGTTATGCATAGGCTCCAGTCATACATACTAAAAGGATGTGATATGAAATTATTTTTCGCTCTTTTTTCTGTTGTGTTCTCGCTCATTGTCTTTGCTGCTGATATAGAAAGCACTACCCCCACTGATACAAAAGCATTAACGGTCGAGCAAATTAAAGGCCTGATTGCAAAACATATTAATCTTTACAAAGCTTTGATCGACCTAAGGTTCGAGGGCTGTGGTGGTACGAAAAGAGATGAGGAACTTTGCTTGGAGCAAAATAAAATTAAAAAGACATTAAAACTGCAACGCGAGAACAAAGCAATAGAAGAGCTCTCTATTCAAGAACAAATAGAATTTTTTACTTTAGTCTCCAACTAGCAAATGCAAGAGGTTTATTATTTTAAGACTGGGTTTTTTGGGTAAAGAACTAAATCTGGACCCAAAGCAGTCATGCCAGATAAAAATCTGGCATTAAATTTTTGGGATAATGATTTTTGTAGTTTGATGCTGGTAGCTCATCAATTTTATCTGCAGCATCTTTTTTATTGAGGCTAACATCACTTTATATCAAGTGGAATCTAGTTAAAGAGTTGACAGCTTTTATGGGTATTGTAATCAGTGCTTAATTAATTATATTTTTTAGGCACAATTATGAAAAAATTAATATTTTTTATTACATGTTTTTCTTTTTATTCTATTTGTGGTGAGACTCCTCACAAAAATATTGCCTCAGCACTTGTAATAAAGCCAAGCATGGCGGTGCAACCTCAAGGACCTGATCTTCCAGGAATGCTGGCTGAGCTTATTCGATATATTGATGACAATGAAAATTTAAGTGATTCTCGCTATGAGCAATTTCTCAGCCAAGCAAACAATGCAGATTTTATTTTAGCTCTTGAGTATTTATTTAATAATTATTTTATATCAGGTTATGAGTTTAGTAGTGATTGGCTTTTGACTCACTTTGAAAAAATGGCAAAAATAAACTGGGAAAAAGCTTTTGAGCTCTGGAAAATTCAATTTAATAAAATACAAAATATTCAAAATGTTTTGATTATGAATGCTAATAAAGACTTTTCCCCAATAGATGCAACATTAACTTTTGCCGATTCTTTGCTTAATGAATCACTTAAAAATGGTTTTACTGCTCCTTTATATTTTCTCAAAGAATTTGGTGGGAGACTTTGTTCTCTTGTCAGAAACTATAGCTTTTTTGAAATTAGCGATGACGAGCAGCGTATTGATTTTCCTAAGACTATTTATGGTAGATTGTCCATGTTCAATAACGAATCTGGGGAAATGCTTGTTGATGCGTTCATTTCTTTATTTTATCAGAGAGATTCTATTGCTTATTCAGGTTTAGGGGACCAGTTACAACAAATCTGGAAAGAAAGCAGCGAACAGTTCAAAGAAAAGGTAAGAAGAAACTTAGAAGAGCTTGATGATTGGGAGCCAAGTTTTTATTAAGAGTATAAAATAGCTAATTTTCACTAAATGGCTTTCATATTCTGAGGTAAAAAAAATAGTTCTTTTTCTATAGAGGCTAATTTGTATCTTTAATCAAGATCTTGGCTCTGGATGTAGAGATTTTCCTTTTATGTTACTTAGCCTTAAAATATAGGAGTATCGAAATAATGATAAGGATATATTTTTTTTCTATGACTCTTGCATCTATTTTTTCTTATGCAGGAAACCTGGAAAATAATATCGAAAACAAACAATATAAAAATTCACAACAAGAAGTATTTAATTTACCAAATTTTTTACTATCTATAGGCGAGTTAGAATTTTACAGAACTTCTGATGTTAAAGATATTGATGATGGAAATAACAATATAATAAATGATGAAAGTTCTTTAAAAAGTATCAAAAATAATTTTTCAACATATCTTATGATTAAAAAGAAAATTTTATATGTGCAAAAGTTTTGTACATCCTCAGTGGAGTCTTTAGTGGAGTCTTTCAAAAAAAACGATGTATGCTTTGCATCTTCCCAGGAAACAAACCTTAAAGGAAAGCATATTTTATTTTTGAATTATGTATTTTGTGAGATTTTAAACTATGAGGATACAACTCAAACAAACAAGCTTTCAGAAGCTCATGATGTTCAAATCTCTCAGCTCATTAGTCTTCTCTCTTCTGCGCCTACAGTTGTTTTTGATGATGAGAAAGATTTGCATAAAAGTTATCCCCATTTTTATCAAGACTATCAATCTATTAATTTAAGTAGGGATACTGATACTAATAAAACACAAAAAATACTGTCAGGACAAGCTAATCATTTAAACATCAGTGATGATTTTATGCAGTCATTTAAAGTAGTTTTTGATGATTTTAATTGTAATGACCACACAAATATTACAGATGAAAAATGGATAGAAATTACAAAAGCCCTAAAAGAACGTTGGGGTTCTTTAAAAAGTAATAAAAAATTTAACCAAACTCTCCGTAATCTTCCGTTTAAAAATGATCAAAAATATGGTCCTTATTTGGCAAAATTAATCACAGTAAGTAAAACGCTTTTTTATGATGAGGATAGTGAAACGATAATAGCCTTTGGAAAAAATGGTGAACCATTTAATTTTTATAAAGAGTTTTTAGATTTTTATGGAGAAAACCCTGGCATTATAGACTTAACTAATTTTTGTTCCACAGACGATGAAAAGCTTAACTTCTTGAAAGAAGGCGCCGAGAAACTTAAAGAGCGTTGGGATCCCGAAGGGAGTAAAAACTACAAGGGATTGGAGTCAGCGCTTAAACGCATCGCCGAAAAGAAAAAAATT
Proteins encoded in this region:
- a CDS encoding class I SAM-dependent methyltransferase; the encoded protein is MKILFLLILIFCSRVTSQDFLKYPVEDIDFKLTNEADRQSMIEQNKVKTFYILSALPRKIDHTSQSEVSTWLRTTTYERISDYLGSYNYVSRDIANQDKNWGYTFFKLSAFDVDILKKIAQLFDESRIRPKVLDLGCGYAFLAPLILAAGGHYKGVEHLKNIALEANREIWKHRTLWTMDGEVSKDLYKINPNSILSDNLRLEENFFDIIICKNVMHFYTPHENEIIISKIHGWLKSQGIAYILTDSPQEKKQLLDFYENNKESNCTYPGFGIRNEPTYFCAYCFNNIITRASSPNRCPPIITEETLMVNITGSPDLVPALFTPGFLQEDGTLTHNDMITKSKPIDIVRSDTGEAGKCVVITDWHHTIYNLFTAEQLGQLFEKHNFITLELLNIDFMGLKMPDGPQRLIDSKAGVVVKKP
- a CDS encoding S41 family peptidase, with the translated sequence MNSGSKGVWLCLVFLCAPIMSMENEIAALFNSYYYLTTAEAQDNNVRQIKIEEFLKANPQFRDVRDVFFMSCQLLLEEGQFKASELLKNTPIIFSALFLSNVKEWSYLLEHINPNDFRTYRLGIIEQIYSVLKTYAFCKGNPFSEERLLPLLERNVEWLLGAYTAHDLSMRINVFLRLNGYEMSHLYVKYDARSYTQPGDEKSNPSSYDISIAHLLPDKKTFFIAFNKFTNHSENELTQALLHCFKEQHNIIIDMRNNVGGLGTALNSILSLFFDPQKFAVTADRETVALACDNNLSVDYNNHYVFFAEMGRVKEEDVFSVFFDNSLKSYLGRIALLVGCRTSSAAEILAYVLQKSNKATIIGQTTAGAVLAARTFSLNCGLKITCPIGDVIFYDGTTLEKNGVQPDIEVNENMSWQHALHGWIQSASL
- a CDS encoding IS5 family transposase is translated as MKTFLKGNIMSCLYETCLSDCAWEVIEPLFPANAKRGRRRVYSFRSIVDAIFYVLKNGCVWRCLPNDFPPHGIVYHYFRTWSVSGLWAVLNCILVAIVRTCAGRDASPSLVSIDSQSQTAEPGVDERGLDGGKKINGRKRHIVVDTMGLMLLCICTAANVSDRVAGEELVTELNKREKFPRLAKILGDNAYKNLSSGLRVGVSTETAERLKGQKGFVPQIFRWAVERTFAWLNRNRRLVRNYEKNTKHQESMNYIANARLCIRRLENWLTT
- a CDS encoding endonuclease/exonuclease/phosphatase family protein, producing MENCNEKNVNACSWAVFTIDKRKYDLLTENLQHKHKFYLSKKRPLFLLNTFLTNSGLAVFSKFPIVSSKYTFYEAIANCLPTQCAGDMLASKGVIMTRLNIDGAIIDVYNTHMHAGDKIVEHEARLKQIKQLINFINDNSSPDSSVILMGDFNMSPKREGKTRKQLKPSGHYSDQEDMIRRTSAFDQLIKGLGFTDAIDSITENKNVTAICKENYEKITSKKAKGGTCRQQPDEIDRILYRPGKYKLKLLGLRKDADRFLNDKGKRLSDGNPNVAIFQLSLP